Sequence from the Thermococcus sp. genome:
GTGCCCCGGTTGTGCTGGATGAGGCCTACGCTGAGTTCGCGAGGAAGAGCAACATTGACCTCGTGAAGGACTACGACAACCTCATCGTTCTCCGGACCTTCTCCAAGGCCTTTGGCCTGGCCGGAGTCCGGCTCGGCTATGCCGTCGCGAGCGAAGAAACCGCGGACTACCTCAGGAGGGTTATCCCGCCCTTCAGCGTGAACTCTCTTTCCCTCAAAGCGGGGGAGTTCATGCTCGAGCACCTCGACTACGTCCAGCACGTCATCAGGTACATAATCGAGGAGAGGGAGAGGCTCTACCGCGAGTTTAAGGAGTACTCCTACCCGAGCGAGGCCAACTTCCTCCTGATGAGGCTCGATGCCCACGACTTTCTGCTAAAGAAGGGCATAGCCGTGAAAAAGCTGGACAGAAGGCTTGAGGGCCACATAAGGGTGACCGTTGGCAGGAAGGATGAAAACAACGAGCTTGTGAGTGCTTTAAGGGAGTTCATCAACCTCACAGCGGACTAGATGGTTCTTCGGCCTCTTCCTTCACTTTCATCTCTTCTAACTTCTTCACAAGTTTATCCGCGATATCCTCGATGGCCTTTGCCGCGGGGGTGTCTTCATAGAGGACTATTGGAATGCCGGCGTCGCTCGCCTCTCTAGCCCTGAGGTCTATGGGTATCTCCCCAAGGAAGTCCACACCCTCCTTCTCTGCGAGTTTTCTGCCGCCGCCCTTCCCAAAGATGTCAATCTCGTTTCCACAGTACGGACAGATGAGGTAACTCATGTTCTCCACTACCGCAACGTACGGCACTTCCATTTTCTTCATGAAGTTCACCGCTTTTCCCGTATCGAGTAGTGCTACCTCCTGCGGAGTGGTCACTATCACCGCCGCATCCAGGCTTACGCTCTGCACAACCGTCAGTATCTCATCACCGGTTCCGGGCGGGAAGTCAACTACGAAGAAGTCCAGCTCACCCCACTTGACGTCGCCCAGTAACTGCCAGATGGCCTTTGTCACGAGTGGTCCGCGCCAGATGACGGGCTGGTCCTCTCCCACGATGAAACCGAGCGTCATGACTTTAATCGGGGCCGTTTTTCCGTCGAAGTCCGTCTCCGGCGGAAGCATCTCAAAGCGACCGTCTTCCGTTCTCTCTGCTAGAACACTGACGTTTTCAAGCCCCATCATCTTGGCTATGTCCGGGCCGTGTATGTCTGCGTCAAGGATCCCAACGCGGTAGCCCCTCTTTGCCAGGGCTGTTGCAAGGTTAACGGCCACGGTGCTTTTTCCGACACCTCCTTTGCCACTCAGAACGGCTATCTTGTACTTCCACTTCGATTCTTTCCTCTTAATCCTCTCCTTCGTGACCTGAAGTGCCTTAAGGGCCTCTTCCCGGTTTACGGCCATCCCCATCACCGAAGGCATGTTTATTCAACCCACGAAAAAGCTTTCGGTATTCTAACCCTTGGTTGTACTCAAAATTGTCCAATAAGCTTTTTAGAGCGTTTGTGCATATGCACAGACCAGAGAGATAGGTATGCCCCGCTTGTTTTTTCTTTTGAAGCCCTTCCCTTGGGAGAAGAAGATCAGAAATTCTTAATGCTCCCACAAAATAGGAACAAGGGCCAAGAATATCAGTGACGAAGCAAGGACAAAGTCGGCGGTAAAGCCCAGCGCTTCAACCACAAGCCCGCTCAGAAGGTTCCCGATTATGGCCCCCAGCGAGCTGACGAGGTTGTAGGTTCCTATCAGGGAACCGCGCTTCTCCGGGGGTGCCCTGTGGGATATTATCGAGGACGTTGAGATGCTGATGTACGACCACGTGTAGCCCGCTATGAAGTAGGAGACGAATGCCAGGACGAGGAAAACGCTTCCCCCCAGGAAAGTGGAAATCGCCAGCAGGAGGAACGCGACTCCCCTCAGGCCCAGCCCCTTTTTGAGCGCACCGTAGCCGCCGGTCTTTCTCAGCCTCAGCCCGACGCGGGTGTACATGTAGGCTGAAATAGCTGAATTTGCAATGCTCATGGCGTAGAGTTCCGTCGCGCCCAGTCCCCTGCTCTTCAGGAGCACCGGAAACTGGGTGAAGTAGAGCATGGCCCCTATCCAGAAGAGGACCGTCGAGGCGTACAGCCTTCCAAAGTCCTCTGTGGAGAGCCTGGGAAGGTGGGTTATCATGTTCGGCAGATAGCGGAACTTCTCCACCACGTAGCCGGCGTAAACCCCGAGAATCCTTCTGTCAACGTGGACCGGAACCTCCCTTATAGTCCTCGCCCCGAGTGGGAGCGAGAACAGCCCTACGAGTCCGAGGACCACGAATATCTCCCTCAAACTAAGAAACTGCGCCATCACAAGTCCGAGGATCATCCCCGCAACCCACGCCCAGCCGCCTATCTCGTTGAACCTCCCTATCGCGTAGTCCCAGTCCTCAAGGCGGAAGGCCTTGGTGATAATCAGGATTGGAACCGGTATCGTGGCCGCTATGAAGAACGTGTAGAGCGCGTTTACGAGCATCACCTGGGGGACGGTCTTTGCAAGGGCGAAGAGAACCGACGTTAGCGCAGTCCCGAGGAAGCCCATGAGGAGGAAGACCTTCCTCCGGTTCAGCCTGTCGCTCAGCCTGCCCCAGAAGAGACCACCCAGCATTGAGGCGGTACTGCCTATTGCGTTCACAATCCCAACATCCGCCGGTCCGCCGCCCACGTTCATTGTGAGCAGAGGGATCAGCGGGGCAGCTCCGCCGGTTGATACCTTGAACGGAACGAAGGAGTAGAACCACCTTCCGGGATCAGGTCTGTGCTTCATCTGCCGCCCCTTTTCCAGGGTTTTGAGGGTTGTTAGTTTTCTCTTCTGCGGGCGGCCCTTCAAGATTTTCACCCCGGGCGGGGAGAGAAAAGGGGTTTAAAAAGTTGTGGTTAAAAAAGAGTGGAAGGACGTTCAGTCTTCGTCATCCCAGTCCTCGTCGTAGTCTTCCTCGTCCTCCCACTCTTCTTCCTCGTCCCACCCCTCTTCCTCGTCCCAGTCCTCGTAGGCCTCCTCAACGGCGTCGAGGGGCTCGAACTCATCTTCCTCTTCTTCCTCAACCTTCTTGGGCTGGACCTTCTTCTTTGGCGGGTAGTACATGCCGATCACCTCCCCTCTGCTGAGGGGCGTTCATTGAGCGTATGCTGGGTTTAAAAACATTTCTATCCAAATTCATGGCAATAACTCGGTTTCCTAATGATTTTAGGGGCTGAAACAAATGTTAGGCACAAATAACGGCCCCACCTGGGAGAAAGGTTTATATACTCCTGAGAAACTCCAGTTGACTTCCCTCCAAGAATGAAGGGAGTAAATTGGGTGGTATAAAAGAAAGGTGCTGTATAACTGCGTTTGGACGAAAACAACGGATCTGGTGGCCGGAAATGGAGGCCGAGAAAAACTCCGATGATGACGGCGGCCCCCTCTTAAGGGCTTCCCTCCTTGAGGAGGCCCTGGGGGTTGAGAGAATATACATAGACTACGAGGGGAGAAACCCAACGGGAACCCACAAGGACAGGATCGCCAGGGCACACGTGGAAAAAGCTATCAACGAGGGCTATTCTGCGGTCACCGTGGGCACCTGCGGGAACTACGGTGTTTCCATCGCCTACTACGCACGGCTCTACGGCCTGAAGGCTTTCGTTTTTGTGCCGGCCGGTTACACTCTTGAACGGGCCGGCGAGATGAAGGCCCTCGGCGCGGAGGTGATTCCTTGGCCGGGGACGTACGAGGATGCCGTAAAGGAAAGCAGGCGCTTCGCGATGGCAAACGGCATCTACGACGCGAACCCCGGAAGTCACCCTGAGGTTGACTACGCGGGCTACTCGTCAATAGCTGAAGATATCCTCCGCGAAATAAAGCCAGATGCGGTGTTCGTTCCAGTAGGAAACGGGACGACTCTGGCCGGGATATGGCACGGATTCCGTGGGAGGGCAAACCCGAGGATGGTAGGTGTCACGACGGCTCTTGGAAACGAACTCCTAAGAAAGTTCTACGGCGACCCGAGGAGGGAGATAGCGGAGACACCAGTCAACGAGCCCCTTGTCTCGGAGATATCCTTTGACCTCGATGAGGCAATGAGAGCCGTAAAGGAATCCAACGGCTACGTCTTCGGCTTCGCCGACGACACCGCGTTGAGATGTGCCGAGTTACTCCGCGTTACGACTGGCCTTTCGGTTTTGCCGGCCTCGGCTTTAACCGTTGCCGGGCTTATCAAGTTCGCCCGGAAGTTTGGGATTAGGGAAGGAAACTTCGTGTTGGTGTTAACCGGAGGTGTCCACGGTGGAGAAAGCACTGGTGCTTACGGAGGGGCGCTATCTTACGACGGATGGAAAAACAGCGCACGGACTCGTGCGGTACTCGGAAAAGTATAAAATAGTCGGCCTGATAGACTCGACCCTCGCGGGAAAAGACGCGGGAGAGGTGCTCGACGGCATCAAAAGGAACATTCCAATATACGCAACCCTCGAGGAAGCTCTCAGGGAGAACCCGGATGCGAGGTGGCTCATCATAGGCGTAGCCACACCGGGTGGTGTTCTTCCCTCGAGCTACAAGAGGATAGTGGCGAAGGCCATCAAAGCTGGACTAGGGGTAGTCAACGGCCTCCACCACTTCCTCAGCGATGACCCCTACCTCAGGCGTCTCGCGAGGCAGAACGGGGTCGAGATAATCGACGTTAGGAAGATATTCTACAACTACCGCGTTCCCTTCACCGGGAAGATAGAGGACGTTAAGGCCATCAAGGTAGCGGTTCTCGGAACTGACGCGGCAATA
This genomic interval carries:
- the hisC gene encoding histidinol-phosphate transaminase; amino-acid sequence: MIMRIRSSITRLPRAEVPPEVPARIHLDKNENPFDLPHGLKKELFEELSEIPLNRYPPAYPVELEEKIAEHLGLSHENVIVANGSDELIGLILKVFDGGHIVISSPTFGMYDFFAALEGIKVVDVPLGGNFELGDVEAHAEGARAIFICSPNNPTGNAQPRERVIEVLETGAPVVLDEAYAEFARKSNIDLVKDYDNLIVLRTFSKAFGLAGVRLGYAVASEETADYLRRVIPPFSVNSLSLKAGEFMLEHLDYVQHVIRYIIEERERLYREFKEYSYPSEANFLLMRLDAHDFLLKKGIAVKKLDRRLEGHIRVTVGRKDENNELVSALREFINLTAD
- a CDS encoding Mrp/NBP35 family ATP-binding protein yields the protein MGMAVNREEALKALQVTKERIKRKESKWKYKIAVLSGKGGVGKSTVAVNLATALAKRGYRVGILDADIHGPDIAKMMGLENVSVLAERTEDGRFEMLPPETDFDGKTAPIKVMTLGFIVGEDQPVIWRGPLVTKAIWQLLGDVKWGELDFFVVDFPPGTGDEILTVVQSVSLDAAVIVTTPQEVALLDTGKAVNFMKKMEVPYVAVVENMSYLICPYCGNEIDIFGKGGGRKLAEKEGVDFLGEIPIDLRAREASDAGIPIVLYEDTPAAKAIEDIADKLVKKLEEMKVKEEAEEPSSPL
- a CDS encoding MFS transporter; this encodes MKILKGRPQKRKLTTLKTLEKGRQMKHRPDPGRWFYSFVPFKVSTGGAAPLIPLLTMNVGGGPADVGIVNAIGSTASMLGGLFWGRLSDRLNRRKVFLLMGFLGTALTSVLFALAKTVPQVMLVNALYTFFIAATIPVPILIITKAFRLEDWDYAIGRFNEIGGWAWVAGMILGLVMAQFLSLREIFVVLGLVGLFSLPLGARTIREVPVHVDRRILGVYAGYVVEKFRYLPNMITHLPRLSTEDFGRLYASTVLFWIGAMLYFTQFPVLLKSRGLGATELYAMSIANSAISAYMYTRVGLRLRKTGGYGALKKGLGLRGVAFLLLAISTFLGGSVFLVLAFVSYFIAGYTWSYISISTSSIISHRAPPEKRGSLIGTYNLVSSLGAIIGNLLSGLVVEALGFTADFVLASSLIFLALVPILWEH
- a CDS encoding pyridoxal-phosphate dependent enzyme, with amino-acid sequence MEAEKNSDDDGGPLLRASLLEEALGVERIYIDYEGRNPTGTHKDRIARAHVEKAINEGYSAVTVGTCGNYGVSIAYYARLYGLKAFVFVPAGYTLERAGEMKALGAEVIPWPGTYEDAVKESRRFAMANGIYDANPGSHPEVDYAGYSSIAEDILREIKPDAVFVPVGNGTTLAGIWHGFRGRANPRMVGVTTALGNELLRKFYGDPRREIAETPVNEPLVSEISFDLDEAMRAVKESNGYVFGFADDTALRCAELLRVTTGLSVLPASALTVAGLIKFARKFGIREGNFVLVLTGGVHGGESTGAYGGALSYDGWKNSARTRAVLGKV